Part of the Candidatus Caldatribacterium sp. genome, AAGCATTGCCCCGTAGTTCCCCTTACATCGGCGGTGGTGGTGTGTCACTGAGACGCACCCTCCCCGTGACTGGAGCAACAATAACGTACTTTCGCTCTGTTTTCGTTCTCAGCACAACAGTCCCTCCACATTGGGGCGTTCCCCGCGAGAAAAACAAGAGCTCGTGGGATGGAAAATTCGTAGTGTACAGAGAAACGCCATCCGGCATTCTGTGCCTCATTAACCCCCTCTTCCCCCGGAAAACCACGGAATTGCCCACAATGTCAAAGAGAACCCTTGTCTGCATCCCTTCCTCTATGGCCTCAATACGAGCCAGACGAATGACGCTTGCCACCTGGTAGGCTGTACCGAGAAGGAGTAATTTTTCCCGGAGACGGGAAAGGACAGGAACGGTAAGAACAAGAAGAAGGGAAGAAATTGCAACTGCAAGAATGGCTTCAAAAAGCGCAAACCCTTGCCTCTTCAAAGTCACAATTCAGGCCATTACCATCCCCTGGTTTCTATTTCCTCAAAGGCTTTCTTTGCCAAACCTCCGGCAATATGAACCCCTTTCGTTTCCCTATCCTCTGCCTCGAGTTTTTCCTCAAGGTATTGGAGCGCTCTCTCAGGATCCGCCCGGAGGATGTTCCGCACCGTCTGCACACTAATGCCGAGCTCCTCAGCAATTTCTTCCGGCGTCTTCTCGAAGACCCGATAGAGCACGAGAACTA contains:
- a CDS encoding GspH/FimT family protein translates to MVTLKRQGFALFEAILAVAISSLLLVLTVPVLSRLREKLLLLGTAYQVASVIRLARIEAIEEGMQTRVLFDIVGNSVVFRGKRGLMRHRMPDGVSLYTTNFPSHELLFFSRGTPQCGGTVVLRTKTERKYVIVAPVTGRVRLSDTPPPPM
- a CDS encoding helix-turn-helix domain-containing protein, coding for MKEVSLESFGKFRNIVEEELAYRVFERSLRLLGGPRKIILYQRLTWVSSLLEAALVLVLYRVFEKTPEEIAEELGISVQTVRNILRADPERALQYLEEKLEAEDRETKGVHIAGGLAKKAFEEIETRGW